The Equus caballus isolate H_3958 breed thoroughbred chromosome 22, TB-T2T, whole genome shotgun sequence genome window below encodes:
- the ADRA1D gene encoding alpha-1D adrenergic receptor — translation MTFRDLLSVSFEGPRPDCSAGGSSAGGGGGGPGGPAASEGPAVGGVPGAAGGGGGVVGAGSGEENRSSAGEPGGAGTGGEVNGTAAVEGLVVSAQGVGVGVFLAAFILTAVAGNLLVILSVACNRHLQTVTNYFIVNLAVADLLLSATVLPFSATMEVLGFWAFGRAFCDVWAAVDVLCCTASILSLCTISVDRYVGVRHSLKYPAIMTERKAAAILALLWAVALVVSVGPLLGWKEPVPPDERFCGITEEAGYAVFSSVCSFYLPMAVIVVMYCRVYVVARSTTRSLEAGVKRERGKASEVVLRIHCRGASLGADGAHGMRSAKGHTFRSSLSVRLLKFSREKKAAKTLAIVVGVFVLCWFPFFFVLPLGSLFPHLKPSEGVFKVIFWLGYFNSCVNPLIYPCSSREFKRAFLRLLRCQCHRRRRRRPLWRVYGHHWRASTGGLGPDCAPGPGAAPPGAPLALTAPSAPGSPGTSEAQAPVAGRRKPPCAFHEWRLLGPFRRPTTQLRAKVSSLSHKIRAGSAQRAEAACALRSEVEAVSLGVPHDVAEGATCQAYELADCSNLRETDI, via the exons ATGACTTTCCGAGACCTCCTAAGCGTCAGTTTCGAGGGACCCCGCCCGGACTGCAGCGCCGGGGGCTCcagcgcgggcggcggcgggggcggcccgGGCGGCCCGGCCGCCTCGGAGGGCCCGGCGGTGGGCGGCGTGCCGGGggccgcgggcggcggcggcggcgtggTGGGCGCGGGCAGCGGCGAGGAGAACCGGAGCTCCGCCGGGGAGCCGGGGGGCGCGGGCACTGGCGGCGAAGTGAATGGCACGGCGGCCGTCGAGGGGCTGGTGGTGAGCGCGCAGGGCGTGGGCGTGGGCGTCTTCCTGGCCGCCTTCATCCTAACGGCCGTGGCGGGCAACTTGCTTGTCATCCTCTCGGTGGCCTGCAACCGCCACCTGCAGACGGTCACCAACTATTTCATTGTGAACCTGGCCGTAGCCGACCTGCTGCTGAGCGCCACGGTGCTGCCGTTCTCGGCCACCATGGAGGTTCTAGGCTTCTGGGCCTTCGGCCGGGCCTTCTGTGACGTGTGGGCCGCCGTGGACGTGCTGTGCTGCACGGCCTCCATCCTCAGCCTCTGCACCATCTCGGTGGACCGGTACGTGGGCGTGCGCCACTCGCTAAAGTACCCTGCCATCATGACGGAGCGCAAGGCGGCCGCCATCCTGGCGCTGCTCTGGGCCGTAGCCCTCGTGGTGTCCGTCGGGCCGCTGCTGGGCTGGAAGGAGCCGGTGCCCCCTGACGAACGCTTCTGCGGCATCACAGAGGAGGCGGGCTATGCCGTCTTCTCCTCCGTGTGCTCTTTCTACCTGCCCATGGCCGTCATCGTGGTCATGTACTGCCGCGTGTACGTCGTGGCGCGAAGCACCACGCGCAGCCTCGAGGCGGGCGTCAAGCGCGAGCGGGGCAAGGCCTCCGAGGTGGTGCTGCGCATCCACTGTCGCGGAGCCAGCCTGGGCGCAGACGGGGCACACGGGATGCGCAGCGCCAAGGGCCACACCTTCCGCAGCTCACTGTCCGTGCGCCTGCTCAAGTTCTCGCGCGAGAAGAAGGCGGCCAAGACGCTGGCCATCGTCGTGGGTGTCTTCGTGCTCTGCTGGTTCCCCTTCTTCTTCGTCCTGCCCCTCG GCTCCCTGTTCCCGCACCTGAAGCCCTCCGAGGGCGTCTTCAAGGTTATCTTCTGGCTCGGCTACTTCAACAGCTGCGTGAACCCGCTCATCTACCCCTGCTCCAGCCGCGAGTTCAAGCGCGCCTTCCTCCGCCTCCTGCGCTGCCAGTGCCATCGTCGCCGGCGCCGCCGCCCCCTCTGGCGCGTCTACGGCCACCACTGGCGGGCCTCGACCGGCGGGCTGGGCCCCGACTGCGCCCCCGGCCCTGGCGCCGCGCCCCCCGGGGCACCGCTGGCCCTCACCGCGCCCTCGGCCCCCGGCTCTCCGGGCACGTCCGAGGCGCAGGCTCCGGTCGCCGGCCGTCGAAAGCCGCCTTGCGCCTTCCACGAGTGGAGGCTGCTCGGGCCGTTCCGGAGACCCACCACCCAGCTGCGAGCCAAGGTCTCCAGCCTGTCGCACAAGATCCGCGCCGGGAGCGCGCAGCGCGCAGAGGCCGCGTGCGCCCTGCGTTCGGAGGTGGAAGCCGTGTCCCTAGGCGTCCCCCACGACGTGGCCGAGGGCGCCACCTGCCAGGCCTACGAATTGGCCGACTGCAGCAACCTCCGAGAGACTGATATTTAA